One region of Sulfurisphaera ohwakuensis genomic DNA includes:
- a CDS encoding thioredoxin domain-containing protein, producing MNFLSWNQAINENKDLILLFMTTSWCETCEEQERELEGVYNERISIVKEDADERIDLGIRYTPQIYPCISFIHKESVLGGTYGLVKREKIHEMIKQALDLIDKKGKIVNPPKLSYRLDKFSPQYALNHILKVCEGYFDWKEGGFEKEPKYVSPEVLQLFLRFKDYYHKLMVEVTLDNAIEYLWNDGFYLFSKSIDWKEPYTAKLLDYNAEMSKTLFKAYEVLKEDTYLDYAIKTVDWMIKRRGKSGYFINCEFQGKEDKRPFLNVNANVGDALLQAYKFTDNKKYFEIAKDLEEKLIVSHRLDKETTPYLIDIASYLRFLSKIDQNKARKLLVILNDYEGTEAYYDVTLKYAKDNLIGRYYFLYDNSILAETFINLGFLDKARKIVDSFLNSYGIFTYFNQAKYALLLGELYGLFPN from the coding sequence ATGAACTTTCTTTCTTGGAATCAAGCAATTAATGAGAATAAAGATTTAATTTTACTTTTCATGACAACGAGTTGGTGTGAAACTTGTGAAGAACAAGAAAGAGAATTAGAAGGTGTATATAATGAGAGAATTAGTATAGTTAAAGAAGATGCTGATGAAAGAATAGATTTAGGAATTCGCTATACACCCCAGATATATCCTTGTATTAGTTTTATACATAAAGAATCAGTTCTAGGCGGAACTTACGGTTTAGTAAAAAGGGAAAAAATTCACGAAATGATTAAACAAGCTTTAGACCTAATTGATAAAAAAGGTAAAATTGTAAACCCACCAAAATTATCTTATAGGCTTGATAAGTTTTCTCCGCAATATGCTTTAAATCACATACTGAAGGTTTGTGAAGGTTATTTCGATTGGAAGGAAGGAGGCTTTGAAAAGGAGCCAAAATACGTTTCTCCAGAAGTTTTACAACTATTTTTACGTTTTAAAGATTATTATCATAAATTAATGGTAGAAGTAACATTAGATAATGCTATTGAATACTTATGGAATGATGGCTTCTATTTATTCTCTAAATCTATTGACTGGAAAGAACCTTATACTGCAAAACTACTAGATTATAATGCTGAAATGAGTAAGACATTATTTAAAGCTTATGAGGTTTTAAAAGAGGATACATACTTAGATTATGCTATAAAAACTGTAGATTGGATGATAAAAAGAAGAGGAAAGTCAGGGTATTTTATTAATTGTGAATTTCAAGGAAAAGAAGACAAAAGGCCATTTTTAAATGTGAATGCCAATGTAGGTGATGCTTTATTGCAAGCCTATAAATTTACTGATAATAAGAAGTACTTTGAAATAGCAAAGGATTTGGAAGAAAAATTGATAGTTTCACATAGACTTGATAAAGAGACTACTCCATATCTAATAGACATAGCTTCTTATCTGAGATTTTTATCAAAAATTGACCAGAATAAAGCGAGAAAGTTACTTGTGATTTTAAATGATTATGAGGGAACAGAAGCATATTATGACGTAACATTAAAATATGCTAAGGATAACTTAATTGGCCGTTATTATTTCTTATACGATAATTCAATTCTAGCCGAGACATTCATAAATCTAGGTTTTTTAGATAAAGCTAGAAAAATAGTTGACTCTTTCCTCAATTCGTATGGTATTTTCACTTACTTTAATCAAGCTAAATACGCGTTACTCTTAGGTGAGCTATATGGTTTATTCCCTAACTAA